One genomic window of Roseofilum capinflatum BLCC-M114 includes the following:
- a CDS encoding S8 family peptidase, translating to MKKFLLLCLFIFTLGFALFNSEGLATQGTYQSIILDFREERANQIPEWVQTLHQEYGTTPRLNSEFSLDDHVYIVEGDRLLLEQLQATDLKNYTESIEPNYIYQATEIPNDPDYAKQWNLRSINMESAWDDTKGQGVTVAVIDTGITQVPDLKDTKFAQGYDFVNDRIEAKDDAGHGTHVAGTIAQSTNNDYGVAGIAYEAKLMPLKVLGASGGGTVADIAEAIKFAADHEADVINLSLGGAGESALLKEAIDYAYNKGLVVVAAAGNSNQNAASYPARYPHAIGISALDPSGAKAPYSNYGAGVDLSAPGGSEAGKILQNTIDPQTGKAVFEGYQGTSMAAPHVAGVAALIKSVGVEDPEDVLKILKESSRAVEEDPLNHFGAGQLDAGAAVKLALKGQITFKDFFRWLRDNGYLNPRFWIDGGAIALMPKIAMVLGSYLLAWLLRNYFPFAWSGSLSTGLVAGSTGLFFLRGLYFFDVPQWPFRMMGSSIAEWGNVISGSPLLNPIFASVLIPLILVIALLGNPSGKWLAIGTSLGFASFLGISAVTDPAMLWLGSGWPAQLFLGVNALLCFALARLAVTGEGKTA from the coding sequence ATGAAAAAATTTCTACTCCTGTGCTTATTTATTTTTACATTAGGGTTTGCCCTATTCAACTCGGAAGGATTAGCAACCCAAGGAACCTATCAATCGATTATCCTGGATTTTCGCGAAGAGCGGGCCAACCAAATTCCTGAATGGGTGCAAACTCTTCATCAAGAGTATGGCACAACTCCGCGACTCAATAGTGAATTTTCTCTTGACGATCATGTTTATATTGTCGAGGGCGATCGCCTCTTGTTAGAGCAATTGCAAGCTACAGACCTGAAAAATTATACCGAAAGTATTGAGCCGAACTATATTTATCAGGCCACAGAGATCCCCAACGATCCCGATTATGCCAAACAGTGGAACCTCCGCAGTATCAATATGGAGTCCGCTTGGGATGACACCAAAGGCCAGGGGGTAACCGTGGCGGTGATTGATACGGGAATTACTCAAGTTCCCGATCTTAAGGATACGAAGTTTGCTCAGGGCTATGACTTTGTAAACGATCGCATCGAAGCCAAAGATGATGCCGGTCATGGAACCCATGTAGCCGGAACCATTGCCCAATCGACCAATAATGACTACGGGGTAGCTGGGATCGCCTATGAAGCCAAATTAATGCCCCTGAAAGTCTTGGGAGCAAGCGGGGGCGGCACGGTGGCTGATATTGCCGAGGCGATTAAATTTGCTGCCGACCATGAAGCCGATGTGATTAACCTGAGTTTGGGGGGAGCAGGGGAAAGCGCTCTGCTCAAAGAAGCGATCGATTATGCCTATAACAAAGGCTTAGTCGTCGTGGCAGCAGCCGGGAACTCCAATCAGAATGCTGCCAGCTATCCCGCTCGCTATCCCCATGCGATCGGGATTTCTGCCCTCGATCCCTCTGGCGCAAAAGCTCCCTATTCCAACTATGGCGCGGGGGTAGACCTCTCGGCTCCCGGCGGTTCAGAAGCCGGTAAAATTCTGCAAAACACCATCGATCCCCAAACCGGAAAAGCCGTCTTTGAAGGCTATCAGGGAACCAGCATGGCCGCGCCCCATGTGGCCGGAGTTGCTGCTTTAATTAAATCAGTGGGCGTAGAAGACCCGGAAGATGTCCTCAAAATCCTCAAAGAATCATCTCGTGCAGTGGAAGAAGACCCCCTGAATCATTTTGGCGCGGGTCAATTAGATGCCGGAGCCGCCGTTAAACTGGCTCTGAAAGGTCAGATTACGTTCAAAGACTTCTTCCGGTGGTTGCGGGATAATGGCTATCTGAATCCTCGCTTCTGGATCGATGGTGGGGCGATCGCCTTAATGCCCAAAATTGCCATGGTACTCGGTTCCTATCTCCTCGCTTGGCTGCTGCGGAACTATTTCCCCTTTGCCTGGAGCGGATCGTTAAGCACCGGTTTAGTGGCCGGAAGTACCGGACTATTCTTCCTCCGAGGATTATATTTCTTTGATGTTCCCCAATGGCCCTTCCGGATGATGGGCAGCTCGATCGCCGAATGGGGTAACGTCATTAGCGGCAGTCCCTTACTCAACCCCATTTTCGCCAGTGTTTTGATTCCCCTCATCCTAGTGATTGCCCTCTTGGGGAATCCTTCCGGGAAATGGTTAGCCATTGGCACAAGCTTAGGATTTGCCAGTTTCCTAGGCATTAGCGCCGTCACTGACCCGGCAATGCTCTGGTTAGGATCGGGTTGGCCCGCTCAACTGTTCCTAGGGGTAAACGCCCTCCTCTGCTTCGCCCTTGCTCGTTTAGCCGTCACTGGAGAAGGAAAAACCGCATGA
- a CDS encoding cell division protein FtsQ/DivIB: MTLIQPISKQELLERRKQLRQRQRLKVLQTLWQTVAVGAIAYGGGWLLTQPNWAIRDPEQVVITGNQLVTAEALREILPIEYPQSVFRLEPHEIAQTLEVNGPVAQARVTRQLFPLRLHIEVKERFPVAIAMTSRHNKTVGLIDEQGIWMPLENYTQLTDFPLPPLKVMGQLSHYQSHWPQVYRVLKESPVHITKLNWEDPKNLILTTELGQVHLGTYTPNFAKQVQLLDQMRELHKQVAPGQMNYIDLRNPDAPSIEIKSSSTPFNPSQN; encoded by the coding sequence ATGACCCTTATTCAACCGATTTCTAAACAGGAATTACTCGAACGACGCAAACAACTCCGCCAAAGGCAACGGTTGAAGGTACTACAAACCCTGTGGCAAACCGTGGCTGTTGGGGCGATCGCCTATGGGGGAGGATGGCTGCTCACCCAACCTAACTGGGCGATCCGCGATCCCGAACAAGTAGTGATTACGGGCAATCAATTGGTGACCGCCGAAGCCTTGCGGGAGATTTTACCGATCGAGTATCCTCAATCGGTCTTTCGACTCGAACCCCATGAAATTGCCCAAACCTTAGAAGTGAATGGCCCCGTAGCGCAAGCGCGAGTCACTCGTCAGTTGTTTCCCCTGCGATTACACATTGAAGTGAAGGAGCGGTTTCCGGTGGCGATCGCCATGACCTCTCGACACAATAAAACGGTGGGTTTAATTGATGAACAAGGAATCTGGATGCCCTTGGAAAACTACACCCAATTGACCGATTTTCCTCTTCCTCCCCTGAAAGTTATGGGCCAACTTAGCCATTATCAATCCCATTGGCCCCAAGTCTATAGAGTTCTCAAGGAGTCTCCCGTTCACATTACCAAACTCAACTGGGAAGACCCTAAAAACCTAATCCTCACCACAGAATTAGGCCAAGTGCATCTAGGAACCTATACCCCCAACTTTGCTAAACAAGTACAACTGCTCGATCAGATGCGAGAGCTACATAAGCAGGTCGCTCCTGGGCAAATGAACTATATTGATCTGAGAAATCCAGACGCTCCTTCGATTGAGATCAAGTCCTCCTCAACCCCATTCAACCCTTCTCAAAATTGA
- the ftsZ gene encoding cell division protein FtsZ — MTPPNQKLGNVPLNSNRDSQSNASTAVDSGNPFKSAGVSSSYSKGHQQMVSDEDQLQNITPSSVAKIKVIGVGGGGGNAVNRMVINEVSGVEFWSINTDAQALVSSAALNRLQIGQKLTRGLGAGGNPAIGQKAAEESRDELATALEGSDLVFITSGMGGGTGTGASAVVAEVAKEVGALTVGVVTRPFTFEGRRRMSQAEQGIEALKSRVDTLIVIPNDKLLSVISEQTPVQEAFRVADDILRQGVQGIADIITVPGLVNVDFADVRAVMADAGSALMGIGGGSGKSRAREAAIAAISSPLLESSIDGAKGVVLNITGGSDLTLFEVNAAAEVIYEAVDPNANIIFGAVIDEKLQGEIRITVIATGFTGEVSSSATVQQQRSNPTTYQAPFTPSPAPAPSPSPSPMSPQPKGLDIPDFLQRRRPPRN, encoded by the coding sequence ATGACACCTCCCAATCAGAAGCTGGGGAATGTCCCCCTCAACTCGAATCGCGATAGTCAATCCAATGCTTCGACGGCCGTGGATTCAGGAAATCCATTTAAAAGTGCTGGAGTCTCTTCTTCTTATTCTAAAGGGCATCAACAGATGGTAAGCGATGAAGATCAATTACAAAATATTACACCGAGTAGTGTGGCCAAAATTAAGGTGATTGGTGTCGGGGGGGGCGGCGGTAATGCGGTCAACCGGATGGTGATTAATGAGGTCTCTGGGGTAGAGTTTTGGTCAATTAATACGGATGCCCAAGCCTTGGTGAGTTCAGCCGCCCTGAATCGATTGCAAATTGGGCAGAAGTTAACTCGTGGACTGGGTGCAGGGGGCAATCCGGCGATCGGACAAAAGGCGGCAGAAGAGTCCCGTGATGAACTGGCTACGGCTCTGGAAGGTTCGGATCTGGTGTTTATTACCTCTGGTATGGGGGGTGGCACGGGAACGGGAGCCTCGGCAGTGGTAGCAGAAGTGGCGAAAGAAGTCGGGGCCCTGACGGTGGGGGTGGTGACTCGCCCGTTTACGTTTGAAGGTCGGCGGCGGATGAGTCAAGCCGAACAGGGGATTGAAGCCCTGAAAAGTCGGGTGGATACGCTGATTGTGATCCCCAATGATAAGTTGTTGTCGGTGATTTCTGAGCAAACACCGGTACAGGAAGCGTTTAGGGTCGCTGATGATATTCTGCGTCAAGGGGTGCAGGGGATTGCGGATATTATTACGGTTCCCGGCTTGGTGAATGTGGATTTTGCCGATGTGCGAGCGGTAATGGCGGATGCGGGATCGGCCTTGATGGGTATTGGGGGTGGTTCGGGTAAGTCGAGGGCGAGGGAGGCGGCGATCGCCGCTATTTCGTCGCCCTTGCTGGAGTCTTCTATTGATGGCGCGAAAGGGGTAGTGCTGAATATTACGGGTGGGAGTGACCTCACTCTATTCGAGGTGAATGCGGCGGCTGAGGTGATTTACGAGGCGGTCGATCCCAATGCCAATATTATCTTTGGTGCGGTGATTGATGAAAAACTACAAGGGGAAATCCGGATTACGGTGATTGCTACCGGGTTTACGGGGGAAGTTTCCTCATCGGCAACAGTACAACAGCAGCGATCGAATCCCACTACCTATCAAGCGCCCTTTACCCCTTCTCCGGCTCCAGCTCCTTCTCCGAGTCCTTCTCCTATGAGTCCTCAACCTAAAGGGTTGGATATTCCTGATTTCCTCCAACGTCGTCGTCCCCCTAGAAACTAG
- the thiD gene encoding bifunctional hydroxymethylpyrimidine kinase/phosphomethylpyrimidine kinase, with amino-acid sequence MQSKIPVVLTIAGSDSGGGAGIQADLRTFAFHCVHGASALTCVTAQNTVAVNRVDALPPKAVVAQLDAVVDDLGVQALKTGMLLNAEIIEAVSDRLQTLQLRPLVVDPVMVSRSGAQLIDRQAVETLQQALIPQATIVTPNRYEAQLLTGVEINSLQAMKEAAETLKWQSGVQGVLIKGGGMTGELRGIDVLLDNQEMVVLETECIDTRNTHGTGCTLSAAIAANLATGHSIGDSVRQAKHYVTEALKWSLEIGQGTGPVGHFFPLCLN; translated from the coding sequence ATGCAGTCTAAAATTCCCGTTGTACTAACGATCGCCGGATCGGATAGTGGGGGAGGCGCAGGCATTCAGGCAGATTTACGCACGTTTGCGTTTCATTGTGTCCATGGTGCGTCCGCTCTCACTTGCGTCACGGCCCAAAATACTGTGGCCGTTAACCGAGTCGATGCCTTGCCTCCAAAAGCTGTGGTGGCTCAACTCGATGCAGTGGTTGACGATCTGGGGGTTCAGGCCTTGAAAACAGGGATGTTACTGAATGCGGAGATTATTGAGGCTGTGAGCGATCGCCTGCAAACTCTGCAACTGCGTCCCCTGGTTGTCGATCCGGTGATGGTCTCTCGCAGTGGGGCCCAACTGATCGATCGGCAAGCAGTAGAGACCCTGCAACAGGCGTTAATCCCCCAAGCCACTATAGTGACTCCAAACCGCTATGAAGCTCAGTTGCTCACGGGTGTAGAAATCAACTCTTTACAGGCAATGAAGGAAGCGGCTGAAACCCTAAAATGGCAATCTGGAGTGCAGGGAGTTTTGATTAAAGGCGGAGGAATGACCGGAGAATTACGGGGAATTGATGTTCTGCTTGATAACCAAGAAATGGTAGTGCTGGAAACGGAATGTATCGACACCCGTAATACCCATGGAACCGGATGTACTCTTTCAGCAGCGATCGCCGCCAATCTAGCCACCGGCCATTCTATAGGAGACTCTGTGCGTCAAGCGAAACACTATGTCACTGAAGCCCTGAAATGGAGTTTAGAAATTGGTCAAGGAACTGGCCCGGTGGGACATTTCTTTCCCCTTTGCCTGAATTAA
- a CDS encoding pyridoxine 5'-phosphate synthase, with protein sequence MPTLGVNIDHIATIRQARKTVEPDPVAAAVLAELGGADGITVHLREDRRHIQDRDVRVLRQTVRTHLNLEMAATEEMVAIALEIQPDYITLVPERREEVTTEGGLDIIAGGERLANVVQTLQNAGIPVSLFIDPNPDQIKASADIKAKFIELHTGTYAEAHQENEQRDQLHLLTQACEQARTLGLRVNAGHGLTYWNVYPVACIPGMEELNIGHTIISRAALVGLERAVREMKHAILGTTP encoded by the coding sequence TTGCCCACATTAGGTGTAAATATTGACCATATTGCCACGATTCGTCAGGCTCGGAAGACGGTAGAACCCGATCCAGTGGCGGCCGCAGTGTTAGCTGAACTCGGTGGCGCAGATGGGATTACGGTGCATCTGCGGGAAGACCGTCGCCATATTCAAGACCGAGATGTGAGAGTCTTGCGCCAGACGGTGCGGACTCATCTGAACTTAGAAATGGCTGCTACGGAGGAAATGGTGGCGATCGCCTTAGAGATCCAACCCGACTATATCACGCTAGTTCCCGAACGTCGAGAGGAAGTGACCACAGAAGGCGGTTTAGACATTATTGCCGGAGGAGAACGACTCGCCAATGTCGTCCAAACCCTGCAAAATGCCGGTATTCCCGTCAGCCTGTTTATTGACCCCAACCCCGACCAGATTAAAGCCTCAGCAGATATCAAAGCCAAATTTATCGAACTGCATACCGGAACCTACGCCGAAGCTCATCAAGAAAACGAACAACGCGACCAACTACACCTGCTCACCCAAGCCTGCGAACAAGCCCGTACCCTAGGCTTACGAGTCAACGCTGGCCATGGTCTCACCTACTGGAATGTCTATCCCGTTGCCTGCATTCCCGGCATGGAAGAACTCAACATCGGCCATACCATTATTAGTCGGGCTGCCCTCGTCGGCCTAGAACGAGCCGTGCGGGAGATGAAACACGCCATCCTGGGCACAACCCCTTAA
- a CDS encoding MgPME-cyclase complex family protein, translated as MTTYHYVLASKKFLMEEEPLEEVLRERTRNYQEKEKEIDFWLVPEPAFLDAPELSAAKAKCPQPAAAIISTDPQFITWLKLRLEYVLTGEFEAPSDPIPDPLASLVASS; from the coding sequence ATGACCACTTATCACTACGTCCTCGCCAGCAAAAAATTCCTCATGGAAGAGGAACCCCTAGAAGAAGTCTTGCGCGAAAGAACCCGGAATTACCAAGAAAAAGAAAAAGAAATTGACTTTTGGTTAGTTCCTGAACCCGCTTTTCTAGACGCGCCCGAACTATCTGCGGCTAAAGCCAAATGTCCCCAACCGGCAGCCGCCATTATCTCAACAGACCCTCAATTTATAACCTGGCTCAAACTTCGCTTAGAATATGTGCTGACGGGTGAATTTGAAGCCCCATCAGACCCGATCCCCGATCCCTTAGCTTCCCTTGTTGCTTCGTCTTAA
- a CDS encoding NUDIX hydrolase yields the protein MMEAQPTEVALAVLYRENRYLMQLRDRIPNILYPGFWGLFGGHLEPDESPDEGIRRELLEEIGYCPPELHKFGCDTDPGIVRHIYHGPLTVPLERLILGEGWDMELITPEQVQEGQAFSVKANEVRPLGTPHQRIVLSVINAGWG from the coding sequence ATGATGGAAGCACAACCCACCGAGGTTGCTTTAGCTGTTCTTTACCGTGAAAATCGCTATCTGATGCAACTGCGCGATCGCATTCCCAATATACTCTATCCAGGGTTTTGGGGCTTGTTTGGCGGTCATTTAGAGCCGGATGAGTCCCCAGATGAAGGTATACGACGGGAATTGCTCGAAGAAATTGGCTATTGTCCCCCAGAATTGCATAAATTCGGCTGTGATACCGATCCAGGAATTGTGCGCCATATTTATCATGGCCCGTTAACCGTGCCACTGGAGAGGCTAATTCTCGGTGAAGGGTGGGATATGGAGTTAATTACCCCAGAGCAGGTGCAGGAAGGGCAGGCGTTTTCAGTCAAAGCCAATGAAGTTCGACCTTTGGGAACCCCCCATCAACGCATTGTATTGAGTGTGATTAACGCCGGTTGGGGGTAA
- the recG gene encoding ATP-dependent DNA helicase RecG: MTQEPDWQRLQKALTVEQERGFNDLQGKQYRFSQFLSLSFANPPASLSPREKRQWTQLSDQFQTYPQFTFAQRQQLVAQARKFLSDSQKRFQNPPAIPSPKPAPAATVREKLPETTEHDRLLKELPEFSVYHARQLAKLNLNTVRDLLFYYPRNHADYASQVSIADLEPGETVTVIGEVKRINCFSSPRNKKLTILELVLKDATGQLKISRFFAGGYFTQRGWQESQKRNYPVGSIVAASGLVKKNKYGLTLDKPELEVLESSGELDSLIVGQIVPIYPLTEGVTADTVRKAIWRVLPTAKQLIDPVPEPILAPYNLVGLSQAITQIHFPDDQDNLEQARRRLIFDEFFYLQVGFLQRRHKQKKNQKAIPLMPTGKLMDQFYQELPFALTGAQERVVNEILSDLRSPTAMNRLVQGDVGSGKTIVAVMAILAAIQSGYQAALMAPTEVLAEQHYRKLVTWFNRLHLPVELLTGSTKVKKRREIHAHLETGELPLLVGTHALIQDGVNFHRLGLVVIDEQHRFGVEQRALLQQKGESPHVLSLTATPIPRTLTLTMHGDLDVSQIDELPPGRQAIETLASTHKERKKVYELMRREIAQGRQAYVVFPLIEESDKLNAKAAIAEHKNLSETIFPEFQVGLLHGRMSAADKDEVLTAFRDNEVQIMVSTTVIEVGVDVPNATVMLIENAERFGLSQLHQLRGRVGRGSHKSYCILLTNSNNPDARQRLNVLEQSQDGFFIAEMDLQFRGPGEVLGTRQSGLPDFALASLVQDQDILMLAREAAETLIAEDPELGNYPFINQELQRRYEQLMGGAIMT, from the coding sequence ATGACTCAAGAACCCGACTGGCAAAGACTCCAAAAAGCCTTGACAGTAGAACAGGAGCGCGGATTTAATGACCTGCAAGGCAAACAATATCGGTTTAGTCAGTTCCTCAGCCTCAGTTTTGCTAACCCTCCCGCGTCCCTTTCGCCACGGGAAAAGCGCCAATGGACGCAACTCTCGGATCAATTCCAAACCTATCCCCAGTTTACATTTGCCCAGCGCCAACAGCTTGTTGCTCAGGCGCGGAAGTTTCTCTCAGACTCCCAAAAGCGCTTTCAGAACCCCCCAGCGATTCCTTCCCCAAAACCTGCTCCTGCGGCAACGGTGCGCGAAAAACTGCCAGAGACGACGGAGCATGATCGCCTTTTAAAGGAGCTTCCTGAATTTTCGGTGTATCATGCGCGACAGTTAGCCAAACTGAACTTAAATACCGTTCGCGATCTCCTATTTTATTATCCGCGCAACCATGCCGATTATGCCTCACAAGTTTCTATCGCCGATTTAGAACCAGGGGAAACCGTCACCGTAATTGGCGAAGTCAAGCGCATTAACTGTTTTTCTTCTCCGCGCAATAAGAAACTCACCATCTTAGAACTTGTCCTCAAAGATGCCACAGGACAATTAAAAATCTCCCGCTTTTTTGCCGGAGGCTATTTTACTCAGAGGGGATGGCAAGAAAGCCAGAAACGCAATTATCCGGTTGGCTCGATTGTGGCGGCTTCGGGTTTGGTGAAGAAGAATAAATATGGACTGACGTTAGATAAACCCGAATTAGAGGTTTTAGAATCTTCCGGAGAATTGGATTCTCTGATTGTGGGTCAAATTGTGCCCATTTATCCCTTAACGGAAGGGGTGACAGCCGATACGGTTCGTAAAGCGATTTGGCGAGTTTTACCGACTGCCAAGCAATTAATCGATCCAGTCCCTGAACCCATTTTAGCGCCCTATAATTTAGTGGGACTCTCTCAAGCAATTACTCAAATTCATTTTCCTGACGATCAAGATAATCTAGAGCAAGCCAGACGGCGACTGATTTTTGATGAATTTTTCTATTTGCAAGTAGGCTTTCTTCAGCGCAGACATAAACAGAAGAAAAATCAGAAAGCGATTCCCTTAATGCCGACGGGCAAATTAATGGATCAGTTCTATCAGGAGTTGCCGTTTGCCCTAACGGGGGCACAGGAACGGGTGGTGAATGAAATTTTAAGCGATCTGCGATCGCCCACTGCCATGAATCGTTTAGTGCAGGGGGATGTGGGTTCCGGCAAAACCATCGTCGCGGTAATGGCGATTCTAGCGGCAATTCAGTCCGGATATCAAGCCGCGCTCATGGCTCCTACGGAAGTGTTAGCCGAGCAACATTACCGCAAATTAGTCACCTGGTTTAACCGTCTCCATTTACCGGTGGAACTGCTCACCGGTTCCACGAAAGTGAAGAAGCGCCGCGAAATTCACGCCCATTTAGAAACGGGAGAATTGCCTTTACTGGTGGGAACCCATGCCCTGATTCAAGACGGGGTAAACTTCCATCGTTTAGGCTTAGTGGTGATTGATGAACAGCACCGCTTTGGGGTAGAACAACGGGCACTCTTGCAGCAAAAAGGAGAATCTCCCCATGTTTTAAGTTTAACGGCAACCCCCATTCCGAGAACCTTAACGTTAACCATGCATGGAGATTTAGATGTCAGTCAAATTGATGAACTTCCCCCCGGACGACAAGCCATAGAAACCCTGGCTTCAACCCATAAAGAACGCAAAAAAGTTTATGAACTGATGCGCCGAGAAATTGCCCAAGGGCGACAGGCGTATGTGGTGTTTCCGTTAATTGAGGAGTCTGATAAACTGAATGCTAAAGCCGCGATCGCCGAACATAAAAACCTCTCGGAAACCATTTTTCCTGAATTTCAAGTGGGTTTACTCCATGGTCGCATGAGTGCGGCGGATAAGGATGAAGTGTTGACCGCGTTTCGAGACAATGAGGTGCAAATTATGGTCTCGACAACGGTGATTGAAGTGGGGGTTGATGTCCCCAATGCTACGGTGATGCTAATCGAAAATGCGGAACGATTTGGCCTTTCCCAACTGCATCAACTGCGGGGACGAGTGGGGCGAGGTTCCCATAAATCCTATTGTATATTGTTAACGAATTCTAATAATCCTGATGCTCGCCAACGGTTAAATGTTTTAGAACAGTCTCAGGATGGCTTTTTTATTGCGGAGATGGACTTACAATTTCGCGGCCCTGGGGAGGTTTTAGGTACTCGTCAATCGGGTTTACCGGATTTTGCTCTAGCCAGTTTAGTCCAAGATCAGGATATTCTGATGTTGGCACGGGAAGCGGCGGAAACTTTGATTGCTGAAGATCCAGAGTTGGGAAATTATCCCTTCATTAATCAAGAATTGCAACGGCGCTATGAACAGTTAATGGGGGGAGCTATTATGACCTAA
- a CDS encoding methyl-accepting chemotaxis protein has product MIETPLQTTELLKQFKLRNSILLGYSIPVVLSVLTAILVYVQGVRVVQERSKRVTVLHKNIDEVQDLAFSIAELEKAGRGYLLGQRADELERYEYWDTQFYNQSEIIRALIQDPQQQQTLNEIIEVGDRMNELYRRLISYLQLGKPQKVEQIWLEGEVQAITQNLEDLVVRFEANDQRMLDEEQGKQQQALQGLTLLVFGIAGISAVIAFGLGIGIATAISQQMIQETSAIAATSETIANTLEEQERNSTQQASAVRETSTTLDQLGSSLRNAEEQTNYSAIGANQALILSEQGQAAVQRTLTGLGNLQAKVGEIRQHSDQLTVKSVEIEKITQVVRQLATQTNMLALNASIEAVRAGEKGQGFAVVAAEIRTLADTTKKSAVQIDDLITEIRMEIDTSAQATEVGTQTVAEGVEIGQEMAEAFRGVIDAVQHVVSNNQELALNAKQQAQAMEQILTAMNDINQAAENNALGVSQLRTGMHQLNRALHNLRALV; this is encoded by the coding sequence ATGATAGAAACTCCTCTGCAAACGACCGAGTTGCTCAAACAGTTTAAGCTACGAAATTCAATTTTGCTGGGCTATTCTATTCCGGTGGTTTTATCAGTGTTGACGGCAATTTTGGTTTATGTTCAGGGGGTGAGAGTGGTGCAGGAACGATCCAAAAGAGTTACGGTTTTGCACAAAAATATTGATGAGGTGCAAGATCTGGCCTTTAGTATTGCGGAACTGGAAAAAGCCGGCCGGGGTTATTTGCTCGGACAAAGAGCTGATGAGTTAGAGCGCTATGAATATTGGGATACCCAATTCTACAACCAATCTGAGATTATTCGCGCCTTGATTCAAGACCCGCAACAGCAACAGACGCTGAATGAAATTATTGAAGTGGGCGATCGCATGAATGAGTTGTATCGGCGCTTGATTTCCTATCTACAATTGGGCAAACCCCAGAAAGTTGAGCAAATTTGGCTAGAGGGTGAGGTGCAAGCCATTACCCAAAATCTAGAGGACTTGGTGGTTCGGTTTGAAGCCAACGATCAAAGGATGCTCGATGAGGAACAAGGGAAACAGCAACAGGCGCTGCAAGGGTTAACCTTGTTGGTGTTCGGCATTGCTGGAATTTCTGCTGTGATTGCTTTCGGGCTGGGTATAGGCATTGCTACTGCCATTAGCCAGCAGATGATTCAAGAGACTAGCGCGATCGCCGCTACATCCGAAACGATCGCCAATACCCTGGAAGAACAAGAACGCAATAGCACCCAACAAGCCAGCGCAGTGCGGGAAACCTCCACCACCCTCGATCAACTCGGCTCCTCCCTTCGTAATGCCGAAGAACAAACCAATTACTCGGCGATCGGAGCTAACCAAGCCTTAATCCTCTCAGAACAGGGTCAAGCTGCGGTACAACGCACGTTAACCGGTCTCGGCAATTTACAAGCTAAAGTGGGAGAAATTCGCCAGCATAGCGATCAACTGACGGTTAAATCCGTGGAGATCGAAAAGATTACCCAAGTGGTGAGACAATTAGCTACCCAAACCAATATGCTTGCCCTCAATGCTAGTATTGAAGCGGTACGAGCGGGAGAAAAGGGCCAAGGGTTTGCAGTGGTTGCGGCAGAAATTCGTACCCTGGCAGATACGACCAAAAAATCAGCCGTGCAGATCGATGACCTAATTACAGAAATTCGTATGGAAATTGACACCTCTGCCCAAGCAACGGAAGTGGGGACTCAAACGGTGGCCGAAGGGGTGGAAATCGGTCAAGAAATGGCTGAAGCCTTTAGGGGGGTGATCGATGCTGTGCAGCATGTGGTGAGCAATAACCAAGAATTGGCTCTGAATGCTAAACAACAAGCCCAGGCCATGGAGCAAATTTTGACGGCGATGAATGATATTAATCAAGCAGCCGAAAATAATGCTTTGGGAGTTAGTCAACTCCGCACGGGGATGCATCAACTCAATCGTGCCTTACATAATCTCAGAGCTTTGGTTTGA